A stretch of the Paenibacillus dendritiformis genome encodes the following:
- a CDS encoding DUF1266 domain-containing protein, translating into MLHPRNTASLLGIYAGRQIASWSYIAGYIPYEHAVELSIEAAEKMRERFGSWEDLIGNYLLGYQYWSEDSPSDPSSNLVRRQKIYADLLKSPDNPYSIDWNTSLSMPAKK; encoded by the coding sequence ATACTACATCCCCGGAATACGGCATCGCTGCTTGGGATTTATGCCGGGCGACAGATCGCAAGCTGGTCCTACATTGCCGGGTATATCCCGTATGAACATGCCGTAGAGTTAAGCATAGAGGCGGCGGAGAAAATGCGTGAACGATTCGGTTCATGGGAAGACCTGATAGGCAATTATCTCCTTGGCTATCAATATTGGTCCGAAGACAGTCCAAGCGACCCGAGTTCCAATCTTGTGAGAAGACAGAAAATTTATGCGGATCTGTTGAAAAGCCCCGACAACCCTTACAGTATAGATTGGAACACGTCGCTGAGCATGCCAGCTAAAAAATAG
- a CDS encoding AraC family transcriptional regulator encodes MEQALYYMESRYSDDLTREHMAALAHVNPEHFSRTFRKRTGRTFNAHLTLLRLRSAQRRLLTGAPDLTTLAQEVGYKDSFYLSRKFKQAVGISPTAYQRNMRTRRRGYTEITSGAASRCTKPWDASLRPASRRSLWTSSGPTSNVRTTGDFRADPIWGNLPAVKYNQLYIWPEERSWYYDPLAVLAQTEELAGWLANQAAH; translated from the coding sequence GTGGAGCAAGCCCTGTATTATATGGAGAGCCGCTACAGCGACGACCTGACGCGGGAGCATATGGCTGCGCTAGCCCATGTCAACCCGGAGCATTTTTCACGCACGTTCCGCAAGCGTACCGGACGAACCTTCAATGCCCATCTGACCCTGCTTCGACTTCGCAGCGCCCAACGCCGCCTCTTGACCGGTGCGCCGGATTTGACCACGCTGGCCCAGGAGGTAGGCTACAAGGACAGCTTTTATTTGAGCCGCAAATTCAAACAGGCGGTCGGGATATCCCCCACCGCCTATCAACGGAATATGCGGACAAGAAGACGTGGGTATACGGAGATAACTTCGGGCGCGGCCAGCCGGTGTACCAAGCCTTGGGACGCAAGCCTCCGGCCGGCATCGCGCAGGAGCTTATGGACAAGCAGTGGGCCGACCTCCAACGTGCGGACGACGGGTGATTTCCGTGCTGATCCGATATGGGGCAATCTTCCGGCGGTGAAGTACAACCAGCTCTACATATGGCCCGAAGAGCGCTCCTGGTATTACGATCCGCTCGCCGTGCTGGCCCAGACCGAAGAACTGGCCGGCTGGCTGGCCAATCAAGCTGCTCATTAG
- a CDS encoding ADP-ribosylglycohydrolase family protein: protein MASVDVLYGWVREEIKQREEEGCPVEGFHAKLEAAAGDEGKLMAVYAELSALEPAADFPYTEPNGLAEIRAERPEGPRKLQANWTEAEWQDKFHGAWLGRCAGCALGKPLEIGPYMYGADDKPGWANIRLWFEGADAWPIRDYTPAHSRAEKEHGLGLAPYGSRSVRDTIGFMETDDDIRYTVLGLLMLEEKGSDWDSWDIGKLWHARLTYGQVCTAETQAYLNFAHVTEYDKPDDWKEKIDWVRMHLNPFREWIGAQIRADGLAYGAAAHPELAAEFAWRDASFSHVKNGIYGEMFVAAMIAAAFAETDAERIVEIGLSELPANCRLAHDVRKAVAIARTAPDQVELVERIWEAFKHYHPVHTINNAALCAAALVFARGDYELAITTAVLGGWDTDCNGATVGSIMGAMIGAKRLPERWTAKLNDTLYADISGFHPIAISECARRSYEVFRKISGQALS, encoded by the coding sequence ATGGCGTCTGTGGATGTGTTATACGGATGGGTACGGGAGGAAATCAAGCAGCGCGAGGAGGAGGGCTGCCCTGTCGAAGGTTTTCATGCCAAGCTGGAGGCGGCTGCCGGCGATGAAGGAAAGCTGATGGCCGTATATGCGGAGCTCTCGGCGCTGGAACCCGCGGCCGATTTCCCTTATACGGAGCCGAACGGCTTGGCCGAGATCCGTGCCGAGCGGCCGGAGGGCCCGCGCAAGCTGCAGGCCAATTGGACCGAGGCCGAATGGCAGGACAAATTCCACGGGGCGTGGCTTGGCCGATGTGCCGGCTGCGCGCTCGGCAAGCCGTTGGAGATCGGGCCTTACATGTACGGCGCCGACGACAAACCCGGCTGGGCCAACATCCGGCTCTGGTTCGAAGGTGCGGATGCCTGGCCTATCCGCGACTACACGCCAGCCCATTCCCGGGCGGAGAAGGAACACGGCCTGGGGCTCGCTCCGTATGGCAGCAGAAGCGTGCGGGACACGATCGGCTTCATGGAAACGGACGACGATATCCGTTATACGGTCCTTGGCCTGCTTATGCTGGAGGAGAAAGGAAGCGATTGGGACTCATGGGATATAGGGAAACTGTGGCATGCGCGGTTGACGTACGGACAAGTGTGCACAGCCGAGACGCAGGCTTATCTCAATTTTGCGCATGTGACCGAATACGATAAGCCGGATGATTGGAAGGAAAAAATCGACTGGGTGCGAATGCATTTGAATCCGTTCCGCGAATGGATCGGGGCGCAGATCCGCGCCGACGGCCTTGCCTACGGTGCGGCAGCCCACCCGGAGCTGGCCGCCGAGTTCGCCTGGCGCGATGCTTCGTTCTCCCATGTGAAGAACGGCATCTACGGCGAGATGTTCGTAGCGGCGATGATTGCGGCCGCGTTTGCGGAGACGGATGCGGAGCGAATCGTCGAGATCGGGCTAAGCGAACTTCCGGCCAATTGCCGGCTGGCGCATGATGTCCGCAAGGCGGTGGCCATTGCCCGGACGGCCCCCGATCAGGTGGAACTGGTGGAACGAATCTGGGAAGCGTTCAAGCATTACCATCCGGTCCACACGATCAACAATGCCGCCCTGTGCGCGGCGGCACTCGTCTTCGCCCGCGGCGACTATGAGCTGGCGATTACGACGGCGGTGCTGGGCGGCTGGGACACCGATTGCAACGGCGCGACGGTCGGCTCGATTATGGGGGCCATGATCGGGGCGAAGCGGCTGCCGGAACGGTGGACGGCGAAGCTGAACGATACGCTGTACGCGGACATCAGCGGCTTCCATCCGATCGCCATCTCGGAATGCGCCCGCCGCAGCTACGAGGTGTTCCGGAAGATTAGCGGGCAAGCGCTGAGTTGA
- a CDS encoding TetR/AcrR family transcriptional regulator produces the protein MRKGEKTKQHIIMKSAELFNQKGYAATTMQDIMDATGLTKGGLYRSFPSKDAIAIEAFKYAGEVLWSHFSAALENCRTAADKIRAMCEVYSDAAHNPPMKGGCPFLNTAIESDHSFPVLRDQALEAYSQMLSFIQGILQQGVAAGEFRPDMDTEAAASFIFSSIEGGIMASRLTRDNRHVHHATAQIERWLATFKPA, from the coding sequence ATGCGCAAAGGAGAAAAAACAAAGCAACATATCATCATGAAATCGGCGGAACTCTTCAATCAGAAGGGATACGCCGCCACGACGATGCAGGACATTATGGACGCCACCGGCTTGACCAAGGGCGGGCTGTACCGGAGCTTCCCAAGCAAAGACGCTATCGCGATCGAAGCGTTCAAATATGCGGGCGAGGTGCTCTGGAGCCATTTCTCTGCCGCCCTGGAGAACTGCCGGACAGCAGCGGACAAAATCCGGGCCATGTGCGAAGTATACAGCGATGCCGCGCACAATCCTCCGATGAAAGGGGGATGCCCCTTCCTGAATACCGCCATCGAAAGCGATCATTCCTTCCCCGTCCTTCGGGATCAGGCGCTGGAAGCTTACAGCCAGATGCTGTCCTTTATTCAGGGCATCCTCCAGCAGGGAGTAGCAGCCGGGGAATTCCGGCCGGACATGGATACCGAAGCGGCCGCCTCCTTTATTTTCTCATCGATCGAAGGGGGGATTATGGCAAGCCGCCTAACGCGGGACAACCGGCATGTTCATCATGCGACGGCGCAGATCGAGAGATGGTTGGCGACATTTAAGCCTGCGTAG
- the ytxJ gene encoding bacillithiol system redox-active protein YtxJ: protein MEWKEITTADEWAELLEQSAERGVVVLKHSTTCPVSSNALNEYEQYLQGNPNSDIDYVLVKVIESRPVSNQIAEDLDVKHESPQIIYVKDKQKYWTASHWAVTTEHMAAVLD from the coding sequence ATGGAATGGAAAGAGATTACGACAGCAGACGAGTGGGCAGAGCTGTTGGAACAATCGGCGGAGCGCGGGGTTGTCGTGCTGAAGCACAGCACCACCTGTCCCGTAAGCTCGAATGCGCTGAACGAGTACGAGCAGTATTTGCAGGGCAATCCGAACAGCGATATCGATTATGTTCTCGTCAAGGTGATCGAGTCCCGCCCCGTCTCCAATCAGATTGCCGAGGATCTCGATGTGAAGCATGAGTCGCCGCAAATCATTTATGTCAAAGACAAGCAAAAATACTGGACGGCCTCCCATTGGGCGGTCACGACCGAGCATATGGCGGCGGTATTGGATTAG
- a CDS encoding effector binding domain-containing protein, with the protein MNDYRRIQAAIEYIEEHLQEELRIADIAAQAWYSPFHFQRMFRAISGFTVQEYIRKRRLSEAARALGSTGQSILDIALAYQYKSQEAFTRAFENCFGISPGKYRKADQACPGQKKINFIDGPSIRKGNDAMMRPTIADLQAKEIVGYAYRTSLNDDRHYVEIPGFYREFGECQRYARIPSPAAPNMAYGVSCEFEDNGEFTFVVGEEVHPGVEAGQLEPGYVHMQLPAGTYAEFKAYGPANTVQEIRDYIYGTWLPQSNYDRREGPDFEVTDVMNSSYPDEMRIKIYIPICGGEGRK; encoded by the coding sequence ATGAACGACTATCGAAGAATTCAAGCGGCGATCGAGTATATTGAAGAGCATCTCCAGGAAGAGCTGCGCATTGCGGATATCGCCGCCCAAGCATGGTATTCGCCGTTTCACTTCCAGCGCATGTTCCGGGCTATCTCCGGCTTCACGGTTCAGGAGTATATCCGCAAGCGGAGGTTGTCGGAAGCGGCCCGGGCGCTGGGAAGCACCGGCCAGAGCATACTGGACATTGCACTGGCCTATCAGTACAAGTCACAGGAGGCATTTACCCGTGCGTTCGAGAACTGCTTCGGCATCTCGCCGGGCAAGTACCGTAAGGCGGATCAGGCCTGTCCGGGCCAGAAAAAAATAAATTTCATTGACGGTCCGTCCATCCGAAAGGGGAATGATGCTATGATGAGACCGACCATTGCAGACTTGCAAGCCAAGGAGATTGTAGGGTATGCTTACCGGACTAGCTTGAATGATGATCGGCACTATGTGGAGATTCCGGGCTTCTACCGGGAGTTCGGAGAATGTCAGCGTTATGCGCGCATCCCCAGCCCGGCGGCACCCAACATGGCGTACGGCGTGTCCTGCGAGTTCGAGGACAACGGCGAGTTTACGTTCGTAGTCGGGGAGGAGGTCCACCCCGGCGTCGAAGCCGGCCAATTGGAACCCGGTTATGTTCATATGCAGCTTCCGGCAGGGACCTATGCGGAGTTCAAGGCATACGGACCGGCGAATACGGTGCAGGAGATTCGGGATTATATTTACGGCACCTGGCTTCCCCAGTCGAACTATGACCGCAGGGAGGGACCCGATTTCGAGGTGACGGACGTGATGAACTCTTCTTATCCGGACGAGATGAGAATCAAGATCTATATCCCGATATGCGGCGGGGAGGGGCGGAAGTAA
- a CDS encoding AraC family transcriptional regulator gives MKERSVYIFEWSPRTHIDPFHTHDHLEIGYCLSGTGTFYFGEKRYSAQPGDVFVVNNTERHAASSDPCNPSNYFFIYFDAMIIEQTDPELLLPFVYYPHQFHNRIAGHLPVAASIGALFRQIWEEDRQKQSGYKGMMRSKIIEICALLLRHYGEFTPLAERSRAIASYYRIKPALDYMKERFREPLTLSDAARVLSLSPSRTRHLFTEKLGQGFKEYLLQLRVNEAKRLLAATDLPIADIMHASGFQSQAPFYRTFKQLVGATPNEYRSNAAKLALFDKNPADLGKTIE, from the coding sequence TTGAAGGAACGGTCAGTCTATATTTTCGAATGGTCGCCGCGAACGCATATCGACCCGTTCCATACGCATGATCATCTGGAAATCGGGTATTGCCTGTCGGGAACAGGAACATTTTATTTCGGAGAAAAGCGGTATTCGGCTCAGCCGGGTGACGTGTTTGTCGTCAACAATACGGAGCGGCATGCCGCCTCCTCCGATCCGTGCAACCCAAGCAATTACTTTTTTATCTACTTCGATGCCATGATTATCGAGCAGACGGATCCGGAGCTTCTGCTTCCGTTCGTCTATTATCCGCACCAGTTCCACAACCGCATTGCCGGACATCTGCCTGTCGCCGCCAGCATCGGCGCGCTGTTCCGGCAAATATGGGAGGAGGATCGGCAGAAGCAAAGCGGCTATAAAGGGATGATGCGAAGCAAAATTATCGAGATATGCGCGCTGCTGCTGCGCCACTATGGGGAGTTCACGCCGCTTGCGGAACGGAGCCGGGCGATTGCATCGTATTACCGCATCAAGCCGGCTTTGGATTACATGAAGGAGCGTTTCCGGGAGCCGCTGACCCTGTCCGACGCGGCCCGCGTACTGTCGTTGAGCCCGTCCCGCACCCGCCATCTGTTCACAGAAAAGCTCGGCCAGGGGTTTAAGGAGTATTTGCTTCAACTGCGCGTCAATGAAGCGAAGCGGCTGCTTGCGGCCACCGATTTGCCGATCGCCGACATCATGCATGCCAGCGGGTTCCAAAGCCAGGCCCCGTTCTATCGGACGTTCAAGCAGTTGGTTGGGGCAACGCCGAATGAATACCGGTCGAATGCAGCAAAGTTAGCCCTTTTTGATAAGAATCCGGCTGATCTTGGGAAGACGATCGAGTAG
- a CDS encoding DUF2306 domain-containing protein codes for MSRQKLSTWSLLAVMAGYIIYVLYINYLHDPQAAAFLSRKSNPARPVNADVWLPVMKVHVAFACLAILSGAVNFIHTLLRKYRLFHRINGYLYVISVFAVVLTSGYMAPYATGGKPASIAFNLLNMIWMFITVMAIVKIRKKQMSRHRAWMIRSYVFCFTNLAIHLLTFALHDGAGLPYPASYTTAVYAAILLLIGLAEIIIRRIGRYPIDNNRSKAA; via the coding sequence ATGTCCAGACAAAAATTATCCACCTGGTCTCTGCTTGCTGTCATGGCCGGTTACATCATCTACGTCCTGTATATCAATTACCTTCACGATCCGCAGGCCGCTGCATTTTTGAGCCGCAAGTCCAATCCCGCCCGCCCCGTCAACGCCGATGTCTGGTTGCCGGTGATGAAGGTTCATGTGGCATTCGCCTGCCTGGCGATCCTGTCGGGAGCGGTTAACTTCATACATACCTTGCTGAGAAAATACCGCCTCTTCCATCGAATCAACGGCTATCTGTATGTGATCTCCGTTTTCGCGGTGGTGCTGACTTCAGGATATATGGCTCCGTATGCCACAGGGGGGAAGCCCGCGAGCATTGCCTTCAATCTGTTGAACATGATCTGGATGTTCATCACCGTGATGGCGATCGTGAAAATAAGAAAGAAGCAGATGAGCCGCCACCGGGCATGGATGATTCGCAGCTATGTCTTTTGCTTCACCAATCTGGCGATTCATCTCCTTACCTTTGCGCTTCACGACGGAGCAGGCTTGCCTTACCCGGCCAGTTACACCACCGCCGTCTATGCTGCGATCCTTCTGCTCATCGGGCTGGCGGAGATCATTATACGCCGGATTGGCCGATATCCGATTGACAACAATCGCTCCAAAGCGGCATAA
- a CDS encoding PsbP-related protein, with protein sequence MKWQWHKIAMAVVIGSMLVAGCGNGSGSQNSSDSKQEGADSTAAQQTAEKSKPKGTPFTSLDGTMQLTLPSSWRQNDELNNMAQFAAYHRSNNRFALVSRTLKADLEEGATVDDIVERTISNADAITLDDLEVIETRDIFVGSDAAKQLEFRGINKNGTKVKVHYLVTTMDKGAHFYQIIFWTTEAKFDKYKEEFEQATQTFKVLKASDSEAAAKAPAKPKVIKSADSRMELTLTANWMEYPLNEDAEISAFYPAGNEFVIVIPDDREEMGDIQTLEDFYDLLNEYNYSEFAPGGPAEEPKSVTINGLPALQFEIQGVSEDKEKIAMLITLIESPQQFTQVIFWTTQSKIEEKRESFIEAAASYKEHAQ encoded by the coding sequence ATGAAATGGCAGTGGCACAAGATTGCAATGGCAGTAGTCATCGGGTCCATGCTGGTCGCCGGATGCGGCAACGGTAGCGGGTCACAGAACAGCTCGGACAGCAAGCAGGAAGGAGCCGATAGTACGGCAGCTCAGCAGACCGCGGAGAAGTCTAAGCCTAAGGGGACCCCATTCACCAGCCTCGACGGCACGATGCAGCTGACCTTGCCGAGCTCCTGGAGACAGAATGATGAGCTCAACAATATGGCGCAGTTCGCTGCGTACCATAGGAGCAATAACAGGTTCGCCCTCGTGAGCAGGACGCTGAAGGCCGATCTGGAGGAAGGGGCAACGGTAGACGATATTGTCGAGCGAACCATCAGCAATGCTGACGCGATCACGTTGGATGACCTGGAAGTCATTGAAACCCGGGATATCTTCGTCGGCTCTGACGCAGCCAAGCAGCTGGAATTCCGCGGCATCAACAAAAACGGCACCAAGGTGAAGGTCCATTACCTCGTTACGACAATGGACAAGGGGGCTCATTTCTACCAAATCATATTTTGGACAACGGAAGCCAAGTTCGACAAATACAAGGAAGAATTCGAACAGGCCACGCAGACATTCAAAGTGCTGAAAGCAAGCGATTCGGAAGCGGCGGCCAAAGCTCCGGCTAAGCCGAAAGTGATCAAGAGCGCCGACAGCCGGATGGAGCTGACACTTACGGCCAATTGGATGGAATATCCGTTGAACGAAGATGCCGAGATATCCGCCTTCTATCCTGCGGGCAATGAATTTGTCATCGTCATCCCGGACGATCGCGAGGAGATGGGAGATATCCAGACCCTCGAAGACTTCTATGATCTGCTGAATGAGTATAACTATAGCGAGTTCGCGCCAGGGGGACCTGCAGAAGAACCGAAGAGCGTGACAATCAACGGCTTGCCTGCCTTGCAGTTCGAGATCCAGGGCGTCTCGGAGGACAAAGAAAAAATCGCGATGCTCATTACGCTGATTGAATCGCCGCAGCAGTTCACACAGGTGATCTTCTGGACAACCCAGTCGAAAATCGAGGAGAAGCGCGAGAGCTTCATCGAGGCCGCGGCTTCCTATAAGGAGCACGCCCAGTAA
- a CDS encoding DUF1266 domain-containing protein produces the protein MRKTRIFFIALCIIVISLSGCSPSPTKEETKPNGTIPFINATYALITVDNGVDPKLFGGVEPSSANAEMMKEVLQDSWSITDAASAESTIQWLLTEGHNAEFMAYMDEYLARKDEFNDIIAEMKTSSNPTPEEIKFTEGVELFAKVHTTSPEYGIAAWDLCRATDRKLVLHCRVYPV, from the coding sequence TTGAGAAAAACACGCATTTTTTTCATCGCGTTATGCATCATCGTTATTAGTTTGTCAGGCTGCTCCCCATCGCCCACGAAGGAGGAGACCAAGCCTAACGGTACGATTCCGTTCATCAATGCTACGTATGCTTTAATTACGGTAGATAACGGAGTCGATCCGAAGCTATTCGGCGGAGTGGAGCCCTCCTCGGCGAATGCAGAGATGATGAAGGAGGTTCTCCAAGACTCATGGAGCATCACCGATGCCGCGAGTGCGGAGTCGACAATTCAATGGCTGCTTACGGAAGGGCATAATGCCGAATTTATGGCGTATATGGATGAGTATCTTGCACGCAAGGATGAATTTAATGACATAATCGCTGAAATGAAAACATCCTCGAATCCAACGCCCGAAGAAATCAAATTTACGGAAGGCGTCGAATTATTCGCAAAGGTACATACTACATCCCCGGAATACGGCATCGCTGCTTGGGATTTATGCCGGGCGACAGATCGCAAGCTGGTCCTACATTGCCGGGTATATCCCGTATGA
- a CDS encoding DUF4097 family beta strand repeat-containing protein: MRKVIGVLLIIAGIIGVVFMFNPAVADKSGEWLSQAGDSLLNTATKEIHIEKSVAAAGIKNVAVETGSVDVQLVPGSGDDIVARVHGRVSNNDAESIDLKATSQGDKLQLSVQLPDGVNFGVHIFDVKLTVELPEQQWNALQVAAGSANVEAENLNSALMEVTSGSGNIRLNGIEARTAAMQAGSGDIATGNIHAESFTVQTKSGNIRVQDIESVEMEAIALSGNLQVERYESSMLNFRTGSGNARLSDGHAKLNGESGSGNITIETDELRYDAELKASSGNVTVNLSQEPADLAVDFSGGSGSARIRWDGMRYEEQNKDDHTVRGAFGNGGTMLKVRTRSGEFTLGK, from the coding sequence ATGAGAAAAGTTATCGGGGTATTGTTAATCATTGCCGGGATCATCGGAGTCGTGTTCATGTTCAACCCCGCTGTGGCGGATAAATCTGGCGAATGGCTCTCACAGGCGGGCGACAGTCTGCTCAACACGGCGACCAAGGAGATACATATCGAGAAGTCGGTTGCTGCGGCCGGGATAAAAAATGTCGCTGTCGAGACCGGAAGCGTGGATGTGCAGCTGGTGCCAGGAAGCGGGGACGATATTGTCGCCCGCGTGCATGGCCGGGTCAGCAACAATGATGCGGAGAGCATTGACCTGAAGGCGACCTCGCAAGGGGATAAGCTTCAATTAAGCGTTCAGCTGCCTGACGGCGTGAATTTCGGCGTTCATATTTTCGATGTCAAGCTGACGGTCGAGCTACCGGAACAGCAGTGGAACGCGCTTCAGGTTGCGGCGGGAAGCGCCAATGTGGAGGCGGAGAACCTCAATAGCGCCTTAATGGAGGTCACCTCGGGAAGCGGCAATATCCGCCTCAACGGGATCGAAGCACGGACTGCCGCCATGCAGGCCGGATCGGGAGATATTGCGACGGGGAACATCCATGCCGAATCGTTCACGGTTCAGACGAAGAGCGGAAATATTCGCGTCCAAGATATCGAATCGGTTGAGATGGAAGCCATTGCTCTCTCCGGCAACCTTCAAGTGGAGCGATATGAGTCCAGCATGTTGAACTTCCGTACGGGCAGCGGAAATGCGAGATTATCGGACGGGCATGCCAAGCTGAACGGGGAATCGGGCTCCGGCAACATTACGATTGAAACGGATGAGCTGCGGTACGATGCGGAACTGAAGGCGTCGAGCGGCAATGTAACAGTCAACCTGTCCCAGGAGCCGGCAGACTTGGCGGTCGACTTCAGCGGAGGCTCGGGCAGCGCCCGCATCCGTTGGGACGGCATGCGTTACGAGGAACAGAACAAGGATGACCACACGGTACGCGGAGCATTCGGCAATGGCGGAACGATGCTGAAGGTCCGGACCCGTTCCGGGGAGTTCACGTTGGGCAAATAA
- a CDS encoding exodeoxyribonuclease III has translation MKLISWNVNGLRACVNKGFIDYFKASDADIFCVQETKLQDGQICLELGDKYRQYWNYAEKKGYSGTAVFTRIEPISVRYGMEEDSEPEGRIITLEFESFYLVTVYTPNAKRDLSRLEYRLEWEERFRRYLQELDARKPVIVCGDLNVAHQEIDLKNAKSNHGNSGFTPEERDKMTRLLDAGFTDTFRHRYPDRTDAYTWWSFMPKVRERNIGWRIDYFLVSARLKDYIKDAEIDAAITGSDHCPVILEMEDIPAEATE, from the coding sequence ATGAAGCTGATATCGTGGAATGTCAACGGCCTGCGGGCCTGCGTCAATAAAGGATTTATTGATTATTTCAAGGCAAGCGATGCCGATATTTTTTGCGTGCAGGAGACGAAGCTGCAGGATGGACAGATCTGCCTGGAGCTGGGCGATAAGTACCGGCAATATTGGAATTATGCGGAGAAAAAAGGGTACTCCGGCACCGCCGTTTTTACGCGAATCGAACCGATCTCGGTACGCTATGGCATGGAGGAGGACAGCGAACCGGAGGGGCGGATCATTACGCTGGAATTTGAATCTTTTTACCTCGTTACGGTATATACGCCCAACGCGAAGCGGGATTTGTCCCGCCTGGAATACCGGCTCGAGTGGGAGGAGCGATTCCGCCGTTATTTGCAGGAGCTGGATGCCCGGAAGCCGGTTATCGTGTGCGGCGATTTGAACGTGGCTCATCAGGAGATCGATCTGAAAAATGCGAAGTCGAACCATGGCAACTCCGGCTTCACGCCGGAAGAGCGGGACAAGATGACCCGGCTGCTGGATGCCGGCTTTACCGACACGTTCCGGCATCGCTATCCGGACCGGACGGACGCTTATACCTGGTGGTCGTTCATGCCGAAGGTGCGGGAACGGAATATCGGCTGGCGGATTGACTATTTTCTTGTCTCTGCCCGCTTGAAGGACTATATCAAGGACGCGGAGATTGATGCAGCCATTACCGGCAGCGACCACTGCCCCGTCATCCTGGAGATGGAGGATATCCCGGCGGAGGCAACGGAGTGA
- a CDS encoding PsbP-related protein, translated as MSRQWYKAAAAVIIAAVLAAGCGGGSQNEAETSAPKGTTFTSLDGNMQLTLPDSWRQDEESSQRARFSAHHESKDRFVIVKRTAKADLKDGTTVDDIVNRTINISDTITMDDMEMLEIRDITVGSDAAKQIEFRGIDKNATKEKLRFLVTTLEKGDYFYQLLFCAKEDKFDRYKDEFEKGIQSFKAISPSAAEAEASDPEKPSVFQSADKRMELTLTSNWMVYPMNPEAEISAYYPAEKEFVIVIPDAREEMGEIETLEDYYDLVYELNFSEFMPEGPAEEPRKVEINGLSALQFEIQGVTEDKEKIAILITLIESPQQFTQVIFWTTQSKIEEKRESFIEATASYKEHAP; from the coding sequence ATGAGTAGACAATGGTATAAGGCCGCAGCGGCGGTCATAATCGCGGCCGTGCTGGCGGCCGGATGCGGCGGCGGTTCGCAGAACGAGGCGGAGACATCTGCACCAAAGGGCACAACATTCACCAGCCTCGATGGCAACATGCAGTTGACCTTGCCGGACAGCTGGAGGCAGGATGAGGAGTCCAGTCAAAGGGCGCGGTTCTCCGCTCACCACGAGAGCAAGGACAGGTTCGTCATCGTAAAGAGGACGGCGAAGGCCGATCTGAAAGACGGGACAACCGTGGATGATATCGTTAATCGGACCATCAACATCTCCGATACGATTACAATGGATGATATGGAAATGCTCGAGATCCGGGATATCACCGTCGGCTCTGACGCAGCCAAGCAGATCGAATTCCGCGGCATTGACAAAAATGCTACGAAGGAAAAACTCCGTTTCCTTGTTACGACATTGGAGAAGGGGGATTATTTCTACCAACTCCTATTCTGTGCGAAGGAAGACAAGTTCGACAGATATAAAGATGAATTCGAGAAAGGCATTCAGTCGTTCAAGGCTATCTCACCAAGCGCCGCTGAGGCAGAAGCCAGCGATCCGGAAAAACCGAGCGTGTTCCAGAGCGCCGATAAGCGGATGGAGCTGACGCTTACGTCCAACTGGATGGTATATCCGATGAATCCGGAAGCTGAGATCTCCGCTTACTATCCTGCGGAGAAGGAATTCGTCATCGTCATCCCGGACGCACGCGAGGAGATGGGGGAGATAGAGACGCTCGAAGATTACTATGACCTGGTGTACGAGCTTAACTTTAGCGAGTTCATGCCGGAAGGGCCAGCAGAAGAGCCAAGAAAGGTGGAAATTAACGGCCTGTCAGCCCTGCAGTTCGAGATTCAGGGCGTTACGGAGGATAAAGAAAAAATCGCGATTCTGATTACGCTGATTGAATCTCCGCAGCAATTCACGCAAGTGATCTTCTGGACAACCCAATCGAAAATCGAGGAGAAGCGCGAGAGCTTCATCGAGGCCACGGCTTCCTATAAGGAGCACGCCCCATAA